CGGTCCGCGTTGTAGATCTCACCCTCTTGCAGAGAAGCAAAGTTGAGGAAGTGAGAGGGCCGGTGAACCTCGTGGTAGAACTCTTTAGGGTTGGACAGCTGCAGGTCATACTTCATGTTGGGGTCATGACGGACACCTGTCACGAAAAGAGATTTTAAGCATTAAACATGGAAAAAGTCCAGAAAAAGTGGCTTTAGATGGCATGTGAACCATCAGCCTGAAAAAGCTATACTCACCCATGAAGTTGTAGTTCCAGGAGACCTGCCCAGGCACCATGAAGAAGCCAAGGAAGCGATCAGACAGCAGCATCTGCACCCTCTCGTAGTGGGATGGCAAGTAACCCTTAGGGTTGTTGCCCTTGTCAGTATTCTGCCTGCCCCATTCATATCCACTAGGAGTTAGCTTGTAAGCAGTAAGAGTACAGGACCCTGGGGTAAAACTACacaagagggaagaaaaaaaaaaatccattagtGGATGCTTGAACATTTTAATAACTCATAGTACGATTTAAAAATAACTAGTCATGTCTTTAGCTGCGGATAAAAGGTTAGGCTGAGGCTGTTCATGTACGTACCTGCAGGTGATAATGATCGTTTTTTCTCCATCCCAGGATGGGTTGTCTGCCATGACCTTGGCATGTGTGGTGACATCCTGAGGAGAAAGCTGAGGAGACTCATTGGGCTGGGTGTGGATCCAGCCAAGTGGCTCCATTtcctacagaaaaaaacaaaacggcTATAACAAGCAGTTCTTTGCAACTACAGACCTGTGCAGTTATAAGGAGCATCAGAAGTTTGAAGTGGTAGATGAACATTTATGGCTTTGCAGACCTTCAGATATTCATGCCCTGGCAGTTGATTGGGTAGGTGAACAGTCTGGTGTGTGCCCCACTGCGGCACCATCACAATGCAGCGAATCTCCTTCACTTGTGGGTTATCTGGAGGACTAGTGCCATACAGATAGCCTGCAATCTAAAGATTAAAGTagtgaaaaatataaatataaaatcaataACCAAAGAAAAACATCCTCCACAAAAAGCAATGAAACAGAACAATGTGACTCACCTGAGCACgcaagtcagagatgcagatgaactTCTTCAGCACATTCTTGGGAAGAATATAAGTGTATCCAGTTTCTTTAATGTCATCCGATGACACATAGATGTGATTGGTTCGTAAGTGCAAGTTGGCAGCAGAGATGGCCCTATAAGATCAAGGAACAGTATACATACAGCTTAAGGTCAGCCACTGTATAGTATAACTTACATTGTACAGGACATGTATAGCAGTCAGCCCTACCTGACTCTCCATTCAGTCTTGGAGGAGAAGGTTTGCGTCTCGTAATTGCTGGTAGTGGAAGTGATGATCTCATCACCATGCTTGTTAACAGTGCGGGTCTGGGTGGCTGTTAACTGAGACTGCTCTTTGGTCTGCTTCTCTATCTCAGCAATCTGCTGTCTCTGCTGGGAAGGAGCAGAGATCTCCATACCCAGGATGATGTCCCTGATCTCCGACTGAGTCAAAGAAGCCACATTCACGCTAAAAGAGGGAGAATACAAATTATTTTCTACTCATTGAATTTTAGACTTTCATTCTTTATACTTCAGGGATTTCGTTTAATTTTCCACCAAAGAACTTATTAAAACGGCTCAGCTAGCCTACTCACTTGTTCTTCTTGCCATAGTCAGCCAGAATGAGATCTTTGAGCTGCACCTCAACCTTGATCCACTCCTCATCAGTTAGAGTGGGCCAGATATGGTGTGGCTCAGTGATGGTGGTTTTGTCTGGCTTCAAGATCACCTTTGCACGGTCATTGTTCACATGCAAGGCTCTCAGGATCAAGATCAGACGTGAGAAAGCCTAAGCAAGTAAGAAAGAGGAATTTTAAACAGAGCAATAGACACATTAGATCTCGCTCTTAACCAGGtaggaaataaaaataaaaaaaatttaaaaaaaaaaaaaaaacacacacacaaaaaaaaaaaaaaaaaaaaaagtagtaaaGAAACTTACAGTGTAAGAGGAGATCGTCTTCAGCCAGTCATCATACAGATTGAACAGGACCATCTGAGGCTCAGTGGCCTTCAAAATGAGATCTCCAAACTTCTCCACCTTCAGACAGGCCTGGAAGGGCAGCTGTAGCTCAGAACCCTTGATCACAATGTTGGGGAAATCCAACAAGTGCACCTAGAGAAAGCGAAAACTCAATTTAATTTGATGACATTACATAAAATACTGAAATCAGGAAAAAGGGCTTGAAGGGGGAGCTTACCTCAAGAGGATCCAACATGCCCTTTCTGGTGACAATGATCTGCTTGGGCTGCTCTTCAACAGGCAGTGATCGAATAAGAGCAGCCACTTCTTCAGCAGTCTTCCATTTGGCCAGCTATTAGGCAAGAAAAGACCAAGTTAGATTTCTGACTATATTTCAGACAAGCAAGAATTGACTAAGAAACGTGGGAGAAGGGGTTTCTTGCCTGTCCCAGACGCTTCTGTCCAGCCCACACTGAAGTGTGAATGATCTTAAGGAAAAGCTGTCCAGTTCTtggattaaagatgaaaatggctCCATTGATTGGTTTCGTGGTCAAGTTGCCCTCAAAGGTCTGTGATGGGAACACAATGTATGGTTTTAATGAACATATCCAAAAATTATACCTCATTTAGACACAGACCAAAGTAACCCCCTGGGAAAGGTTCAGAAGATGCTAAACTTGCCTTGTGGATGGTGACACGGTACACATTAGTGTCATCCACAAACCAGATGATCTGGTTGGAGAAGAGCTCTCCATAGTTCTGGGAGGACAGGTAAGGCTCAGTAGGCTCAGAGGAGTAGAGTTGCAGACCCTTGCGGATGCGCTCCCTCAACACATACAGGGCAGGATTGGCCTTCATGATCTTAGCCATGGCCTGCTGGATCAGAGGCTTGCTGCCAGGGAACCAGTTTCCATAGGCACTGCAGAGATGATACATCAGGATAAATTTCAGGCTTGTGTATGTAAAAATTACAAAACACTAATAATTTTACAAGGTTAAAGCACGCTGACCATCACAGCCTTTTTGTGCAGGGTGCAAAGGGAAGACTAACCTGTGCAGATTGTACGCCAGATCAATGGCAATCAGCACACCAGTGGGGGATGGGTAGATACTCATGTTATCTGTGGTGTAGTCCAGGAACTTGGCTCTGGCATATCTCTCAATATCATGGGAGTCATAATCTCCCCATCTGAGCTGAATGTCAATCCAGTACTTCTGAGTGGTGGTGCTGTCCATCACATCCCTGTAGCAAAAAAGCCAAAATTAGGAACACTTATTGCAACAGAATCTTAAAAGAAACTTAGCAGGTAGTCAGCAGGTCTTAGGACATACTTGGAGTCAGCAAGCAACGATGGTCGTGAGACATTCCATTTGTAGGAGGCAAACAGCAAAATGTCTGCACAGGAGGAATTCATTTTGTAAGACTTCCTAGGATGGATGGTTTCCTTCTGGACAGTCTCAATCTCCAGAGCATCCAACTCTTGGTCAAACACCTGTACACAACACGTTTACACAGTAAAGCACTTGTGCAAGGTACAAAGTTACATACAGGGTCAGACGTTTTCAGTTTTGTAAAAGTTCTGAGAGACTGTAGGTTCTCTCATAGGCACAGTAAAACATTTTCACCTGACAAAGATCCATAACAATGCTCTCATGAATCTTCTGCCACAAGTGAGCCCTGAAGATCTGAATCAAGGAGATCTTGAGTGTTGGAATTTTGCCATGCATGAAGATTCCAGTGAGATCCAACTGCACTTGGAAACCCACGTATACCTGAAGTGCAAGACAGGAGACTGTTAGCAGGAGCAATAGTATGGTTGGGGGAGGGAGAGAAGTGTCAGGAACAGTAAAACTGAATGCATACATTAGCTCTGTTGATGGTGGGAGACCACCAAAGAGTGAATCGTCGATTTGGGATCTGATTCAGACCAGATCTCTGAGCATTGGTCAGCTTCTTCCATTTCATGGACTCCTCAAAACCACTGGCTTTTTCCCTGTGGAGAGAAATTGAGAGGTTAACAAGTTACTTGCAGAGGATCGGTCAGGCTAAACAAGCCAAAAAAAATACCAAATGTCTGAAAACGTCAGAAAAAAACCCACCAGAAGAGACCTTCCCATGTGGGAAAGTAAGTGCCCTTGAAGAGGGTGTGCTCCAAAATTCCCTCCACTCCTCCCAAAGCCTGGATCATGTCTGTGCGATAATTGTTCAGATTCCACAGTTTTCCGTCATGTCTCTGGTGAGTCCACCAGAAGGGATTTTGCTTCAGCACCTGAGGAAACACCAATATATTTGAGTCTTAAGGATTTCCAGCACTCTAAAGAAACCTCATCAAATAAAAGACCAGTATGGCTTGAAAGACTTGTCCTAACCTGGTACTGTTTGAAATCTGTTCTGACTCTCCAGCCCTTGTCATAGGCCAGTGTATGCCGATCTTTCTGGAAGAGGGTGTTGATACGAGGAATACCTCTGTCCCATGAATCCTCCAAATCCTCAAGAGTCAAGCGTctgtaaaacaataaaacagcaaagcattttatttttaaaaaaaccaCATTGAAAGCAAATGCATCTAAGAAGCATCTACATTGAGCCTTCTGAGGACACTGTACCTGTTCTGGGCAATGGCCTCCTGCCTCTTCAGGGCATATTCAGCCCAGACTCTCTGAGAGTCAATAAACTCACTCTCCCAAGGCTGAATGTAACGGTAAAGATTAGGAATCAGCTGATCCTCCTCATGACTCATACCAGAGCGGAAATGAGTGATGCCTACATCTGTCTGTTTGGACCATCTGAGGATGCACAACATACCCATTTTAATACAAATGTTCACTCTTTAATTACAGATTTATTGACCTTGTTGGGCAAAACGTTCCCATTAAGACTTAGCTGTACGCATAATAAATGGCCCACCTCAGGTCAGACTGTGGGATGAGCACATGGCCCATGGACAACATGCCCAGACCCCCCAGCTCCTTAGGGGTGTAGAAGACCACAGGGGGGAAACGGCTAGGCATTTTGGAGTTCAGACCAATCTTGATACGTGTCTGGATCTTATTCTCGCACTTCACTAGAAGGTCAAGCAGCTCCTGAGTGTTAACCACAGCCTCACGGAAGTAGGTCATCAGACCAATCAAAGCGGTGTTCCATTTGTTTACAATCTGAAAGGGAGAGAATAAAAAGTAAACCAGGGAAAACATCTAAACCACATTCATTTCAGTAACTGTTGGTTACTGAAAGTAAACACATTTTTCTCTTGATAAAGTGTGTATTGTACCTTGGTGAAAGTGGTAGATCCAGAAGCCATAAGAATCTGTCGCACTCTGTTATGGAACCTCTGCATGGATTCATCATCCACTCGCAAGAAGCACTGAGCTGTCCTTTCCTTGGTCACCTTTAAATAAAAGCAAACACTAGTCAGAAAACCGAACCTGACTGAAAACTCAAATGCTTTGAACAGCCATTTAAACACATTAGCTGGTCTGTCAAGTTTACTGACCTCATTCTGCAGGTTCCACACACCATCCTTGTGGGTGAACTCTTCATAACTGGTGCGGCACTTTGGCAGAATACGACACTCAAAGCCACACATGTTGAAGAGCAGGTTGGGGTTGTCTTTGCTGTAGACTGAAACAAAGCTGTTCTCCCATTGCACTGTGGTCACAGAGCGGGGAAGACGATTCTTAATGTCCCAGAACACAGCACGACCCCttaacaagtcaaaggaaaatgaaaGGTCAGtacaaattaattaatagaCACATTAATATACAGAGGTAATTGGATGGATTAGGGTATATTAGAAAAGTTGGTTGTTTTGGCAGAACTCACAGGTTTACATCATGCTTCATTAGCCTCATCCTGGCATCTCTAGGCCAGCACTTCTTATTGTTGTAGCCCACAATGTTCTCATTGTTGGGATCTGGATGCTCAGTGAGATACCGCTGAATCAGATCCCTGGCCTCATCAGCAGAAAACCTGTGGGGGGGGATTAAATTAATTCATGTACAATTTCTTTCTATGAATTCttacattaaataattaaacaaaacacaatgtcCAAAACTGTCTGCAATACTGACCGGAAGAACATGTGGATGCGGTCAATGTATCTGCAGTACAGGCGAATAGGATGTGCAGCCTCTGTAGCACTGTCCTGGAAGCTGAGGAAGTCGTTAGGCATCTGGGGAGGTCCTGCCATCTCACTGGCACGATGAAGACCCAGAACAAGAAGGTCCATCACCAGCCCATAGTACTGGACAATGAAGGAAGCGAACTGCAGGCCACGAATGATGCCATACGAGTTGGTATGGTTCATGTCCTagagtaaaacaacaaggaactCCTCAAACAGGGTGGCTGGTACATACAGACAATGTCACCATTGTGTCTACACAAGCAGCAGTTATTGCAAAACAAGATGAACtgaatgtaaattatttataatgACTGCAGATAACCAACCTTGTAATTGATGACTACGTtgttcttggcagtcatataATCAGCAATGTTGTGGTCAACAATGAGACGGAGCAGCCTGTTGAGCAACGTCAAGTCAatcttttcatacattttcTCATAGCGTGACTCCAGCATGACATTGCATTCTCCCTCTGTCGTTTCCCACACATCCTGAAGATTGTTGATTCCTGGAAGAGACAATGAGAATCATTTAAAAGGCCAACCAAACATATTATCAAATAAGCAGCATAAGACACTGATTATTCCAAACACCACATTATTCTGCATTAGTATCTTTTACCTTGGCACCATTTGTAAACCAAAAGTGGAGGTGGCTCTGTGTCAGCTGGTTTGATCCAAGGCGGGAAAAGCCGGCGCTTGTCAGCCTCATACCACAAATACTGATCCAGGTAAGCATCAGTGATCTTCTCCAGAGGCTCCACATCGTACACAGGTACCAAATGACTGTAAAGGTCCATGAACTCAATGCCCACCTGGACAGATTACAAACAGGACTGGCTGAGACATTTATGGTAGGGCTAAGATTGTTTGAGAAGATAGATGCAATCACAGTGAACTGGTTTGCATACAAGTGTTTGTGTTTACCTCTTTGAAAGCTCTCTGGGTGAGGAGGTGACGCTTGATTCTGGACAGAGCCTCATGAGGGTTGTCATAAGCCTGCTCAATCAGACCCAACTCCTCACGCTGAGACTGATTCAACCTCGATTTCACACtaagataaacaaacaaaaaaaaaatcatcaaattAAAATCAGGCAGATAAACAAAATGAGTTTGCCAAGTTCAGTAGTGCACCAAATGTCTGAGGTATCTACACTAACCTGTAGGCTTCTTTGAGTCTCTCTAGAGCCAGGATGAGAAGCTTGGTGTCGTGTTTGTAGGAGAGAGGAGGGAAGGGAATTGGAGAGAAGCGCCGGCTCTCCAGCCAATGCACAGTAGTGGTGTAGATGGCCACTGCCTCTTCTGCCGTGATGTACGGACCATCCTGAGAAAGACCAATTTAGACATAATGCTCATGGTGCCATCCTTACATTTCTGTGAGCAAATTCCACATCCCACATTATTGAAGTGAAGTAGCACATGTTGACCTATACCTTCAAGTAGTTGTGCTGTCTCTCCTGCTCAGCCTTCAGGTACAGTCGTGTGAGGCGGCCAAGATTTTTCTTGCAGACAGTCTTGTCCACGGTAGCACCTCGCCTAATTCGCTCCCTGTTGTAATGGGCTGTGTTAGTCCACCAATCAGCTTTGGCCTTCACATAGCGCAAGATCATGTTCTCAATAGGGGTGGGAAGCCCTGGGACCTGCAAAGTTAATGAGGAGACACTGTAAATATATCCATTCCTGAAAGTGTCTTCAGACAGAGAAGTTAAACATATAAAAGATGTGTTTATGATCTTAAGATTAGAAGTCAAGTACCTTCCAGGGAATGTTAGCTTTCCAGCATCTCCAAGACTCGCTGAGGTGCTGCAGGATGGTCCTTGCCTTGTTCTGTTTGATGCCTTCTGGCATCATGTCCAGGATGTCATGCATCACAGCTGCTCTCAGCTCCAGATCAAAGTGAGACTCCACACGCTGCTTAGTCACAGTCTTTGCAACTCCCTTGGAATGACGACCTTAAAGACACAACCCAACATTACTACCCAAATTCCTTTACACACGCTGCAATATTCAAAACCAGCAAAACAATGGACATGGTCAGTGATTTACCTTCAAACTGCCTGGCCAGAAGGTTGCCAAGCCATCTCTCCAGAAGAGGAGTAATGCCCCTCATAAAGAAGAGCCACACTCTCCAACCTGGAGCCCAGAACCCACAACCTGGACCCTTCCCAACAGGACCCTGAAAAAAATAAGGTTATACTTAATACTTAAGTATTATTCCATTCCATTATCCATTCCATAATTACTATTCCATTATCTCAATATTCAATGAGCTGAAGACATAACATTGCACTAACTGTGTTGAAGCGGTAGTAGATGAGATGTTTCAAGTCTTTGCACATCCTGATCTGCCTCATGAGCTTGTACTTGTAGCGATACATGCCAGTGAGCTGACCCACATGGGCAAAAATGTACTGCAGCCCATCTGCCAACTACACACAGAGAAACAAAAACTTTACACAAATGACATTACACAATATTCCATAACAttcaaataatacatttgatttagcAATGTTGCATTGCTTTATGTTGTAAATTAAATACATACTTGGAATGCATCAACATTTCCCAGTCTGTACTGCACATGGCTGTCCACTACTAATTTGCTCAGACGGAGAACCTCACGGCACAAGTGGAACGCATTTCCGAATCGAGACTTCTTACGCTCCTAAGAAAGTAAAACATTAACATGAACAAAGAGATCAATGCAGATAATActgattttgttttaaatctaatATTCCTGCTTCTGCAtctgtaaattaattacctttGTGGTGAGGGTTTTGACAGGCTTCAAGTTGAAATTGTAGTCCAAGTGCAAGTAGTTGAGGTTTTTTCTGTGAATCAACAGGTTGAGCATGTTGTAACCCTGTCGACACACCTGAAGGCCCACCTCTACCCAGTCTAGCTTTGTAGACTGGAAGAACTTTGTGGCCTTGAAGG
The sequence above is drawn from the Salminus brasiliensis chromosome 11, fSalBra1.hap2, whole genome shotgun sequence genome and encodes:
- the prpf8 gene encoding pre-mRNA-processing-splicing factor 8 gives rise to the protein MAATFPYRGVPAGMPPGIPPPAPVPDYMSEEKLQEKARKWQQLQAKRYSEKRKFGFVDAQKEDMPPEHVRKIIRDHGDMTNRKFRHDKRVYLGALKYMPHAVLKLLENMPMPWEQIRDVPVLYHITGAISFVNEIPWVIEPVYIAQWGTMWIMMRREKRDRRHFKRMRFPPFDDEEPPLDYADNILDVEPLEAIQMELDPEEDSSVAEWFYEHQPLKDTTKYVNGTTYRRWQFTLPMMSTLYRLANQLMTDLVDRNYFYLFDLKAFFTSKALNMAIPGGPKFEPLVRDINLQDEDWNEFNDINKIIIRQPIRTEYKIAFPYLYNNLPHHVHLTWYHTPNVVFIKTEDPDLPAFYFDPLINPISHRHSVKSQEPLPDDDEEFELPEYVEPFLKETPLYTDNTANGIALLWAPRPFNLRSGRTRRAIDVPLIKNWYREHCPAGQPVKVRVSYQKLLKYYVLNALKHRPPKAQKKRYLFRSFKATKFFQSTKLDWVEVGLQVCRQGYNMLNLLIHRKNLNYLHLDYNFNLKPVKTLTTKERKKSRFGNAFHLCREVLRLSKLVVDSHVQYRLGNVDAFQLADGLQYIFAHVGQLTGMYRYKYKLMRQIRMCKDLKHLIYYRFNTGPVGKGPGCGFWAPGWRVWLFFMRGITPLLERWLGNLLARQFEGRHSKGVAKTVTKQRVESHFDLELRAAVMHDILDMMPEGIKQNKARTILQHLSESWRCWKANIPWKVPGLPTPIENMILRYVKAKADWWTNTAHYNRERIRRGATVDKTVCKKNLGRLTRLYLKAEQERQHNYLKDGPYITAEEAVAIYTTTVHWLESRRFSPIPFPPLSYKHDTKLLILALERLKEAYSVKSRLNQSQREELGLIEQAYDNPHEALSRIKRHLLTQRAFKEVGIEFMDLYSHLVPVYDVEPLEKITDAYLDQYLWYEADKRRLFPPWIKPADTEPPPLLVYKWCQGINNLQDVWETTEGECNVMLESRYEKMYEKIDLTLLNRLLRLIVDHNIADYMTAKNNVVINYKDMNHTNSYGIIRGLQFASFIVQYYGLVMDLLVLGLHRASEMAGPPQMPNDFLSFQDSATEAAHPIRLYCRYIDRIHMFFRFSADEARDLIQRYLTEHPDPNNENIVGYNNKKCWPRDARMRLMKHDVNLGRAVFWDIKNRLPRSVTTVQWENSFVSVYSKDNPNLLFNMCGFECRILPKCRTSYEEFTHKDGVWNLQNEVTKERTAQCFLRVDDESMQRFHNRVRQILMASGSTTFTKIVNKWNTALIGLMTYFREAVVNTQELLDLLVKCENKIQTRIKIGLNSKMPSRFPPVVFYTPKELGGLGMLSMGHVLIPQSDLRWSKQTDVGITHFRSGMSHEEDQLIPNLYRYIQPWESEFIDSQRVWAEYALKRQEAIAQNRRLTLEDLEDSWDRGIPRINTLFQKDRHTLAYDKGWRVRTDFKQYQVLKQNPFWWTHQRHDGKLWNLNNYRTDMIQALGGVEGILEHTLFKGTYFPTWEGLFWEKASGFEESMKWKKLTNAQRSGLNQIPNRRFTLWWSPTINRANVYVGFQVQLDLTGIFMHGKIPTLKISLIQIFRAHLWQKIHESIVMDLCQVFDQELDALEIETVQKETIHPRKSYKMNSSCADILLFASYKWNVSRPSLLADSKDVMDSTTTQKYWIDIQLRWGDYDSHDIERYARAKFLDYTTDNMSIYPSPTGVLIAIDLAYNLHSAYGNWFPGSKPLIQQAMAKIMKANPALYVLRERIRKGLQLYSSEPTEPYLSSQNYGELFSNQIIWFVDDTNVYRVTIHKTFEGNLTTKPINGAIFIFNPRTGQLFLKIIHTSVWAGQKRLGQLAKWKTAEEVAALIRSLPVEEQPKQIIVTRKGMLDPLEVHLLDFPNIVIKGSELQLPFQACLKVEKFGDLILKATEPQMVLFNLYDDWLKTISSYTAFSRLILILRALHVNNDRAKVILKPDKTTITEPHHIWPTLTDEEWIKVEVQLKDLILADYGKKNNVNVASLTQSEIRDIILGMEISAPSQQRQQIAEIEKQTKEQSQLTATQTRTVNKHGDEIITSTTSNYETQTFSSKTEWRVRAISAANLHLRTNHIYVSSDDIKETGYTYILPKNVLKKFICISDLRAQIAGYLYGTSPPDNPQVKEIRCIVMVPQWGTHQTVHLPNQLPGHEYLKEMEPLGWIHTQPNESPQLSPQDVTTHAKVMADNPSWDGEKTIIITCSFTPGSCTLTAYKLTPSGYEWGRQNTDKGNNPKGYLPSHYERVQMLLSDRFLGFFMVPGQVSWNYNFMGVRHDPNMKYDLQLSNPKEFYHEVHRPSHFLNFASLQEGEIYNADREDMYA